The Mesorhizobium sp. AR02 genomic interval AACGGTGGGCAAGCTCGGGATTGAGCAGGCCGTCGACCGGCAGCGGGATGTCGACCTTGTCGTTGAGCTTGCCGTTGCTGTCGACGAGCTGGCGGATCATGCTTTCCGAGGAATCCTCGACCGTCACCATATAGACCAGGGGCAGGTTGGCACTGCCGTCGAAGGTCGCCCAATGGACGAGATAATAGGGCCGCGCCGTCTTCGGATTGACCGACACCTTGGCCGTCTGCGCCAGCGTGAATGGCCCAAAGGTCTGCTCGCTCTTGACGTCCTCGAGATAGAGCCGCTCGGCCATCGACTTCTGCAGCGCCTCGGGGAATTCCTTGTGGCGCAGGATGAAGTCGGCCATCTCCTCGCGCAGCTCGCCGGCGAGCGGGATGTTGGCGAGCCGCGCATCGGCCTGGCGGCGGTCGTTTTCCAGTTCGAGCAGGTTCTGGAACACCGGGAAGCCGCTTTCGGCGCGCGAAATGCGGAACGTGTCCATGAAGCCCAGCCGGTTGCGCCAGCAGGAGAAGGACTTGTCGAGCCGGGCGATGTATTCGGCAACGATCTTGGCGACGATGCCATGCCGGTAGAGCGGCGAGCGGTCGTCGCGCATGAACACTTCAAGGCCGCTGAGCGCGGCCGTGATTGCCGAGAAATACCGCGCCGCCGCGTCGTTTTCGGGGGTCATGCTGTCAGTCCTGGGATTGTCGCACCAATGCGCGCGGCAATTATGACTGCACGTAATTGGCCGAATTGTGCTTCTTCAGCACCTCGTCGAAGCGGCGGGCAAAGGCGTCGTCGGCGAGCTTCTTGCGGCGCTGGATGTCGGCGCTGGCGACCATGTTCTTCTCGTGCATTTCAAGCAGGTCGCCGATGTGCTTCTGCGAGGCGGCGCCGATGCCGGCCATGGTTTCTTCCGCCGTGTTGTCGACCTGACTGCCCAGTGTGTTGATCTTGTGGGCGACGTCCTGCTGGGCGGCGGTCTTCAGCGAATCTTCCAACGCCTTGTAGAGCACGATGCGCTGCTCGGTATCGATGGTCAGTTTGTTGATCAGCGTCGACTGCGCGGCGATCTGGTTGTTAAGCGAATCGACGAAGGTCTGGAACATCGAGGTGTAGCGCTCGAGCGTCTGGCTTTCGGCCAGCAACTCCTGTTCCTTGGCCTGCTTCTCATTGTATTCGGTGGCGAGTACGGAGCGTTCGCCTTCGAGCTGCGTGCGGTCCTTCTGACTGGTCGAGGCCGCGATCTTGTTCTCGATGTCGAGCAGCATCGGATTGAGCTCCTCGATGCGCTTCTGCACCGCTTCGAGATTGGACATGGTGGTCTTGCGGCGTTCGATCACCTGCGACAGGCTGGCCTCTGAGGTCTTGTAGCGCTGGTCGAGGACCTCTTTCTGCGCCTTCAGAATGCCGACGATGGTGTCGGACTTGGCCAGAAGTTCCTGCAGATTGCCGGTCAGCGACATGTTGCGGACGCGGTCGGTGCGCATGCGCTGCTTGCGCTGTGCCGAAAAGATGCCGACGAAATTTTCCCAGCCGGAATAGTTCTTCATGCTTTCGAACTCGGCGCCGAAGACGTTGGTGGCGTCCTCAAGGCCGATGATCAGGTCGGCAATGTTGCCTTCCATCACCTTCTGCTGCTTCAGCACATCCTCGATGCGGGCGTTCTCGATGTCGAAATTGGCGTCGCCGATCTTCTTGTCCGCGGTGGCGAGCGTATCAAGCACGGTGCCGGACTGCTCGATCTTGGTGCGCATGTCCTGGACGACCTGCTTGGTCTTGGCAATTTCGGCATCGAAATTCTGCAATGTCGCCATAGGGGCCTCCCGCTTCGGCTTCCGGTCGCTGGTTGCGAACAGCGGCGAATATATGTGGGGCATCCGGGGATTGAAAGACGTGAAGACAAGGGCGGCGTGAAAACAAAAGAATCCGCCAAGGCCTTGAAAGACAATGAAGGTGGGGTCATGGCGTGATTAGCCAGCCGGCTTGGCCTAGTTCAACTGTCATTGAACTTTAATGCCGGCGAAGCAATCGCTCTTCGCCAACGCTGATATGTTGAATTCGGCAGGGAATTGAACCAGTTGCAGGCACACATATCAGGTTAAGCCGACGCCGTGGTGCGCACTCAGGGCTTCGGGTCGGCCTTCAGATAGGCGATGACGTTGGCGATATCGTCATCATTGGTCAGGCCGCCAAAAGCCATCTTGTTGCCGGGAACCTTGAGCTTGGGAGCCCTGAGATATTCGGCAAGATTTGCCTCGTCCCAGACGAGACCGCCAGCGCCCGCACCCTTCATTGCCTCTGAATAATGACCCAGGAAGCTTTCCGCGGTGCCCGCGGTGCGGCCGACGACACCCAGCAAATGCGGGCCGACCTTGTCGCGGTCGCTGGCTGCTTCATGGCAGGCGATGCAGCGGTTGAAAACGTGCTTGCCCTGCACGGCGTCGCCGCCGGCATGAGCGGCCATGGAGGTGGCAAGCAGAAGAAGGCTGGCTGAGGAAATGGCTCGAAGCATGGCTGACCCTGGAGAGCTCTGGCTGACGGCCTTATAGGACCGAGGCCTTAACAAGCTGCATCGTGGCGGGATTGGGGATAGGCGGGCCGACACCCAATCTCCTGCGACCAGGACGATGATCTCAGGCCTGCTGTGCGAGGTCGCGGCGCAGGAAATCATGCAGCCGATCGACCGCCGGCGTCGTCGACACCGGGTTGCGCAGAATGCCGATTTCGAGATCCGGCAGCACGGGAAGGCCTTCATTGCCGCCGATGATGCGCAGCGATGGCGGCACGCTGCGTTGAGCGAGACCCGCGACCGCAAGCCCGGCCTGCACGACCGCGATCAGGCCAAGCAGCGAGGCGCTGGAATAGGTGCAGCGGTAGGATCGGTCGGC includes:
- a CDS encoding c-type cytochrome; the protein is MLRAISSASLLLLATSMAAHAGGDAVQGKHVFNRCIACHEAASDRDKVGPHLLGVVGRTAGTAESFLGHYSEAMKGAGAGGLVWDEANLAEYLRAPKLKVPGNKMAFGGLTNDDDIANVIAYLKADPKP